TGAACTGGTTTTTGCAAACCACTTTCGGCACCGTCCTCTAGTTTCTGAAAAATCAGCTTTCCAGCCACGCGGGCGCGGCGTTCTTCCTGCTGCTTTGGGTCTATCTGGTTTTTCTGCTTTTTTTCTCTTTGCCCAGTTCGTGGAAGTGGCAGGCCGGGTAGACATCCTGGCCCTGGACCGAATCATCGCTCCCCAGAACACCTCCAGCAGAATAGGTGGTCGCGTGAAGGATAGGCTTTTCGGCTCGTCCCGGCGCATTTTCTCCAAGTACGCCCAGAGCGTTTCGAGTGGAAATGTCGTCTATCGCAAAGGTGACCAGGGACGGGATATCTACTACCTGCGCTCCGGCAGGGTTCTGCTTTTCAATGAGAGTTCGACCTCGTCCTCCAAGCCCCTGGCCCTGATCGAGCCGGGGCAGTTCTTCGGTGAAACCGCCTATCTCTTGAACCAGCCGCGTCTCTCCACGGCACGGGCCGAAACCGATTCCGAACTGATCCTCCTCTCCCCCAGCGTCTTTGAAGACCTCCTGGCCCACAGCCCATCTGTATCCCGAAAGATCATCAGCTCTCTTGGGCTACGGCTGAAGCAGGCGACCAAAGTGGCGGAAACAGGGTAGGGTTGTTTTTTCGTTGCTGATCAGGAGGGAGTCATGCAAGGCATGATGAGCCAAACGTCTTTCCTGGTAAACCAGAGATCACAGGCATCGAAAATTATTTTTGCTCCTCCAGTTCACACCAGGGTGGACCGGTCGCTCTTGTCTTCAGGCGGATCATGATATGACGGGCTTCCCCGGTCCGCGAACCATGTCGGAACGGTGGTTTTCAATTTCATAACCCCCGCGGAGGATCATGAGCAGCGCATCCCAACAGCCCCGGAGCACCGACAGCAGCCGGACTGGCAAGCATCTGGACCGGCAATCATCACCTTCCGCGGCCGGAGTTGTCGGCCACTTGGCCTTTGCTCTCAAGGCCTTGATCTGGGGTGTCACAGTTTACCTGCTGGGCACT
This Desulfonatronum thioautotrophicum DNA region includes the following protein-coding sequences:
- a CDS encoding Crp/Fnr family transcriptional regulator, translating into MEVAGRVDILALDRIIAPQNTSSRIGGRVKDRLFGSSRRIFSKYAQSVSSGNVVYRKGDQGRDIYYLRSGRVLLFNESSTSSSKPLALIEPGQFFGETAYLLNQPRLSTARAETDSELILLSPSVFEDLLAHSPSVSRKIISSLGLRLKQATKVAETG